The following are from one region of the Hemibagrus wyckioides isolate EC202008001 linkage group LG24, SWU_Hwy_1.0, whole genome shotgun sequence genome:
- the si:ch211-199g17.9 gene encoding synaptonemal complex central element protein 1, translated as MSVLVKEKGVKIEELLSNLRKLQQVKLVLEEEVKKALVLRNTLRDEENALTAEVLKLQGILNEKEGIVNCTISKQSELRQQKEELVQQYCCQIQETKLRHRKIRMKFENQLLQLIGQHKNLYTMFTPERLPTEVQSAEYTTEQLLKAEKQKMEQLANLQVELSNIQSTNMHQDAVTQMHW; from the exons ATGAGCGTACTTG TCAAAGAGAAAGGTGTGAAAATAGAGGAGTTGTTAAGTAATCTCAGAAAGTTACAACAAG TCAAGCTAGTTCTTGAAGAGGAAGTGAAGAAGGCCCTTGTTCTGAGAAATACTTTACGTGATGAAGAGAATGCAT TGACTGCTGAGGTCTTAAAGCTACAGGGAATTTTGAATGAAAAAGAAGGTATAGTAAACTGTACCATATCCAA GCAGTCTGAGCTAAGACAACAGAAAGAGGAACTTGTACAGCAGTACTGCTGTCAGATTCAGGAAACCAAACTGAGACACAGGAAAATTCG GATGAAGTTTGAAAATCAACTGCTGCAGCTGATTGGACAGCATAAGAATTTATACACTATGTTT ACTCCAGAGAGACTTCCTACTGAGGTACAATCTGCTGAATACACCACAGAGCAGTTGCTGAAAGCTG AGAAGCAGAAGATGGAGCAGCTGGCAAATTTGCAGGTAGAGCTGAGTAATATCCAGAGCACAAATATGCATCAGGATGCTGTGACACAGATGCATTGGTGA